Part of the Cydia fagiglandana chromosome 26, ilCydFagi1.1, whole genome shotgun sequence genome, tacctaagtattattaatattttatcaaaatattattgacgatataaatattagtaattttataacccaaaactgcttaggaaagaaaattaaacgattaaaaactattttcgttttaaaaacttgttatttaaatgtacagcgaataaaataatttaaataaattttcggttactgatgaagttaaagtgacgtcacaaagtttgtgtctcccccctcccccaatatgtcacattttcttgaccccctccctccccctaaacgtgtgatgtaattaatggatgaccctaaaaagtacggaaccctcggtgcgcgagaccgactcgcacttgtccggtttttcttACCCCCACTCCCCCTCTAACTCGAAACGATCACGTGATATCTGGACGACCCCATAGAGAAATGTAGTAAGCatagtgctcactccatacatcagttttggtaccacaacgactattattttcgcagtcgacttctagcatcgagtagcggaattatcagtaccgttaaatgatactagatgtctctcgTGTGGCGACTcgcgaaaattgtattgaacaacaatttacaactaatattataagtagACGTAgatgaaaatagagttccggcacagaataaataatagtactaagtacagaagactcactctctaacaaaacgcgtctgttacgatcagcacagatgtggccgctaggtggggacagcgccacgcgcggcttatggcaaaccccaaaattggggccgaatggatgtacttttagctacctgtagcaaagcgacgaaatcgcggagtgagacacgcctggttccggttaatccggttataatattcgCTGAATATTGTTGAGCatgaaggggcccactgattaacagtccgccggacggtatcggcctgtcagttagaaaaaaaatttgacagttccgaacaactgacaggccgataccgtccggcggactgttaatcagtgggcccctttagagttTTCGGTTGGTGcgatagtgtgtagctttcaaatagagctcgacggctaatcctattgtctcttgttaagtaaaaccgctcgtgccacgtgccacaaccacctgcataaaaatacgtactgagtgccggcgagtcgaacgctacagaaccagtctaaaatgcgtcatcgagatgcgtaacaaaggcgcgttatcggagagcgcacctacactggttttttgagcgttgtactagcccgcgctcaggtgccaaatagaataattaagacccttttttgtaAGTAGGtgagtagcacgtgcggttttacttaacaatagacaagaGGAttgccgtcgagctctatttgaaagctacacactatacatgTATAggtattgtcaagtagcagtacgtATAATTCTGCCGCTCGATGCTAGAGCTAGATGTTGACTACGAAAGTAATGGTAGTTgtggtaagaaaactgatgtatggagttaccactctctCTTgacttatatttctctatgatttaaaccagcggtcggcaacaagcggcccgcgaacctgtcacttgcggccgcgagcccccctggctattttgtatataatattgtcaaacaacaatgtctAATAAAGTCGCACATATTAacaaaagtgcggcccgcgtcaacttccttAACTACTTTGTGGCCCTTGgatgctaaaaggttgccgaccgctgatttaaACCGCCAAATCACCTCAATaccaattaaattattttaattaaatacttataattatCATAATTTTAGACACTGAACATGTTTCCGTCGACAAAAGATTAGAGAAGCGAGTTAGGAAAAGAATAGACGTCCTAATGGAGGAAAGAAAGAAAAAGGCAGAAGAGAGAGTTAAGGAGATACGCAAGAAGTATGAAGAAAGAGCGAGAAAGATGGCCAGCAGAACACTGGAGCGAACGAGAAGGAAATACAACAGGCTGATACGGAATGCCATCAAAAACTCGGCGAAGAaaggtaatagttatttgtacaacaagagatcaaagttttatatttcttcgagtgcttattttgagtcccgtgcaagcgaaagattctataatagattcacgagcgtagcgagtgaatcaaatttagaatcttgagcgtagtaagggattcaaaagcgcacgagatgtaaataactttgatctcgtgtagtacacaaaatttttcaccctaagcagtgagaacatacctagagggacagagataatagaacccaagtatatcgaacttgtattagaccccgcatgttgaaatgacatttgactataaaggtcacttgaatgacattttgtctcactcagtgagcaaaatcgcactttgctcactcagtgagcaaaatcgcactttgctcactgttttaaagaagcaaagtacccttgttcgagctgctgaggtgaaaaattagttacctatttgttttacaagggggcaaagttgttgtttaacctcccgtgctaatattgatacctgagcaagcgaaagataccAAAATTGAAAATTGGAATCTTGAGGTTCGAAAAATAGCATCTTGGGttttgcgagggtttcaaggcacgagggttgaACAAAGCttgccaccgagtgaaacacaacatttttcataaCACCAACAAAATGAAAATATCtactaaatgtaaaatatcaaacaaaatcagtATGTGTTTAGTGTTTGTTTGATGATAATACCTGTATCgaattatgtatgtacttatgagTCACAGATActcgaaataaatgaattttaatttttaattaatttaattaaagcgAATCGATTCAAAtgattgttattaaataatgatcaaaatcatcatttaaaagtcaattctaccagcaaacataagaaaacaactcaaaatttgcatttgataactttgcctcacatgtggataaaattaTGGACATATCGCTAAAGAGCTATCTCTTTCAGACaacgtattattattatttaaacgtgtcttcttcctcgcgttatcccggcatttcgccacggctcatgagagcctggggtccgcttgacaactaatcccatgatttgacgtaggcactagtttttacgaaagtgactgccatctgaccttccaacccagagggtaaactaggccttattgggattagtccagtttcctcacgatgttttccttcaccgaaaagcgactggtaaatatcaaatgttatttcgtacataagttccgaaaaactcattggtacgagccggggtttgaacccgcgacctccagattgcaagacAAGGACGTACTAACGTTAGACGTGTATTTAAAAATCTACAAATATTAAATTCACCGACAACGCTATTTACTCGtagtatatttatattttatcgttataaatatgtatatctcTTGCTCAATTTTGTGTTATGTCATtttcagataaaattaaaataaaacacggCGCTATTTCTGCACAAGAGCAACATTCGGATTCTCTGTTAGAAGCAAACTTCTTCATAAAACAGACCATAGACAACACAGATCGTATTGTAGATGAACCAGTCAGAGACAATATAGAAGAGCGAAGTAGAAATATAAACGAAATTGAAATAAtagaaaataactatttattagaTGAAGAAGGAGATAGCAACGAAAACGGAATAAGAATAAGTAACGAAGTACGGATAGATGACATTAAGGAAAATGAAATAGATTATAACGAAAATGAAAAAGACATTGAAGAAAATGGTGTAGACAATATTGAAGAGCAGTCTAGAAAAATAGATGAAAATGAAACTAGTATAGAAGACGGAATAGAAAAAGATATGAGGAGGAAATCGGGAAGAAAAAGGAAAATGAATTTCAAGTATATCGATCAAAATGAATCAAGTACAGGAGACAAACGAGAAAAAGAAGATAAGGGAAGTAAATCGGACCAAAATAGGAAAGTTAAATTCAATACACACCAGTGTTATGTGTGTTTTAAGGTAACTTCTATTGTGAGTTTGTATACTATTGTCTTAAAATTgcattatcctctagccgcccatacgtcaaaccttgccaagcaaaatgtagttttattttgtcaacacaaagttcaaattagactagaacaggagacctttttataggtttctgggcggctagaggatatacaTATACCAGCAAGCAtcgacgaccagtctggcctagtgggtagtgaccctgtgaagccgatgatcccgggttcgaatcccggtaagggcattcatgtgtgtgatgaacacaaatatttgttcctaagtcatgggtgttttctatgtatataagtatgtgggatcctatctcatcgcataataattgattgtcataatataatgttacgcataaatctcttttcgcatattttttctccagctaaaacagaaaatattttgtataggttgtgtagaatagggtaggttaggttaggtttgtgttataattttttagaaatgttaatatttccagcacaataacaattatgcgaaatgagttctatgcgtaacattacattaggacaatcaattgttatgcgacccaatatggaccctaaGTATGTGTTTATCCATATACGTATATACACATATCGTCGCCTAGCTATTTTATATTTCATTATGATTTTATATCGTTATCTTAAGGTAGTGGTAAAGTTACAGTTTGGTACCAATGAATTAAATAATTCCTAATGTACTGCGGTGGCATCATggttaaaaatggaaccatgatGCCACCGCAGTGCATTAGGAATTATTTAATTCATTAGTACCAAACTGTCGCATCGCCTGTCATTAtgcctgtcactttcgcacttacttgttagaacgtgacaggcacaGTGACAGGTGATagaaacgcgaccgtgctacaaaattttgtttttacagttGTACCAGACCAAAGAGGAGCTTATAGACCACTGCAAAGAACACTTCGACAATCAGTGCGAGATGCAAACCCTGAAGAAATGTCCACTCTGCGACTACTCCACCAACCTCAGCATCACCAGACACCTAAAACTCAAACACAAACTGAAAATCAAAGTACCATACGGATCCTTCAAAGACAATAAACAGAACAACGGCACGAAATACTATTATGAAGTCAACGATGAAAGAATAAAGAAATTAGAAATAATACCAAGTATAAAGAGACTTAATAAAAGAGAGAGTTGCAAGATCGATAAGAGAAATAAAGAGAAGATGAATAAAGAAGTATTGAAGAGTAAGCTTGTAAAGAAAGGTAAGGAATGGATAGTTATGAAAgagaaaataaagataaatttCAAAGATTGCTTGCTACCTAAGTTTGATAAACTTGATGTTATAAATGTTAAAGGTAGCTATGCGGATAGATTGAAACAGCTTTATAAACTAGCAAAGAAAAATGGTAATAAAATGGTTTTCCCATGCGATTCTTGTGATAAAGTTTGTCAAACGCTGGCCGCTTTGAAATTACACAGTAGGAGGCATGAGGAAAATCCGAAACCGTTTAAGAAAAAGGTTTGGAAACATAAACTTGAAGGGAAGCGTGTTGATAAGAAAAAAGCAAAGGTAGTCACAAATTTAGATAATCGTACAGCGCAACCAAAACCGGTGGTGAACAAACATAAATGTGATAAAGAACTTATCGAGTTTTAcgaacaaaatataaaaggcgGCGATGTGGAATTTTGgcagtttttaaaaatatacaacaaaatggAACGAGAAAATATCAATGATTTTGAGGATTTGCAAAAAAGCAGCCATTTTGGGTTGCACTGTAATGAGCCGGTGGAAAATATTAATGATTGCAATGAACCCAAAGATTCCTTGAATAGTGATTTAACAAAAgataatagtaataatattaGGAACAGAACTGTCAAAAAGACAGTCAAGAATACTGTAAGAAACGCATACACAAGAGTAGTAAGACTAAGCAAACGTGAAGCGATGAAAAGGGATGAAGCTAGAAGAAGATTGAGAGAGAAAATATATTGTAATAGCTAAAATAGCAGATAAATTATTAGGAGTTAATATATCTAATAACAGATTCCAGGttagtagagtcagaccaagaaaagtctgcagcggatttgatagcccacgcagtgcattattttaaacgtcaaacttctatgaaattatgaggtataaataacacttgcactgtgtgggctgtcaaatccgctgcagacttctattggtccgactctagtccAAATGTTGGACAAATTGTCCACAACTGTTTACCTAATATCGAAgataatttgaaatagaggcggattgtcaaagcaaagagaatagatagtatagagggctattgctatagtaaattttgtagccacggtacatttactgccatctatcgacacacgattaaaacttaaaataaaattgaaaatgtatagattaatcaaaataatgtatacggataaatgatttttattttttattgttccatactgacccatgttctttcactgatgtgttaaaattgttaaataccaaacggtgtcgtcaacgccatctagccgagtataggccaaaggtgtgtgcgccatctattcgagaatgactttcttgatttccgaggcacgtttttttcttagactttatttatcttatacggagttacatatgtctttggtcaaagtaaattatgtagcaaCAGTAATTTTActaccatctttcgacagaagaaaAAAACTGTTAGAACACCATTCGactgatccttattctttcactgatatatgtcaacttgttaaatattaatgccatttactcgactataggccaaaggtatggttccatgttttcgagcgatggcgccacaaCCTTCAGCCTatgctcgagtagatggcgttaataatatttaaaaagttaacacatatcagttaaagaataaggatcaaagtcaaatggcgttcaaaCAGTGTtcatcttctgtcgaaagatggcagtaaatgtactgtagctacataatttgccatgacagtaactctctacttTAAATCCTCTTTGGTACGCGCTTGGAAATGCGGCAACTGTAATTTTCTCTCTATAGATTAATCTGTATAGGAAATTTTTATTTCCTAAGCTTAAGCTTAAGCTTAGGTTTAAGCTTTTGCTTAAGAGTATTTCTGTCCAATTTTTTTGTACAACATGCATTGTGTCTCACTCTCACTAAGCAAAActtgagacgcaaatacacattggacagatggaataccatccttatatagaaaatattaattcttTGAGTTGTCGAAAATCCTTTCTAACACTTTCGCAGGTGTATGGCTTTTCACCTGTGTGTTCTCTTTTATGTGACTGTTAACTACTCAATTAAGAAAATGTTTTTTACAAAGTTCGCAGTAATCCGATTTTACGGGTTATGGTTATGACTAGTTGCCGGATTACTGAGTGCCGGATTGGTGAGCGTCGTAATACCGAGCGCCTACCGTGGTTCGTAGTTTTTCTTCTGTCTGTTTGACATGTAGTTTACTAGAATAAGTTgttatttttcaaataaatattgtttatcaacttaaaaattgttttattgtaaatcattttatatagtccgtctatagttcgttttggTTTTGCATTAGAAAACAACTACGGGATCTTGATACTCTTTAACCGATTCGgtgctgatgacacgcctgccgtgtcatcaatgttttttgcgtgtgacacgggaggagtgtcatcatattctatggcgcatggcatggctaccgtgtcatgaaatgattgttccgcgccacagaCAATatttttcgaaaatggaacacgtAACGAATCGGTTGTCACGcttttaaa contains:
- the LOC134677387 gene encoding uncharacterized protein LOC134677387, with translation MSSAKRIENAKKTTKSKNLAYKCDLCPKRFGNKRALVSHGYSHTDETPFQCTLCDYAGKTKKYLSRHFKARHIGDRNVECEVCGKYFQFESKLKHHMLVHTGEKPYKCDICEKAFNSSYSLNTHKLIHANSKPYKCTFCPYACRDSSTLRKHKERHTGKTKYYTCSVCNVSFSTRVTLKVHIAEKHFNIDMKRMECDACGQRFRRRQTLVNHIHTVHDKSRSAKCDICGKTLSNRSNLRSHMRTHVEHRPYKCTFRGCRMRFKDASGRVKHEIKHYPERQFPCKICDKLFTREYRMHKHLNTHMAKVKKVECDYCGVRFYNKNYLTTHIQRKHGRKGQKYVCDLCGLVTTNKPSIVMHIKYGHDADKLKEIICNICQKTFKSDFNLKLHYWRAHKMEYMIPRKFKRKCKKKNVSTVQVKEEPIDNDYEGGNYFTVTPKMEPLDEKPLDELSDMAEPDIRIELEDIPNDVFEEFITPVQKGPEERRPKYTEHVSVDKRLEKRVRKRIDVLMEERKKKAEERVKEIRKKYEERARKMASRTLERTRRKYNRLIRNAIKNSAKKDKIKIKHGAISAQEQHSDSLLEANFFIKQTIDNTDRIVDEPVRDNIEERSRNINEIEIIENNYLLDEEGDSNENGIRISNEVRIDDIKENEIDYNENEKDIEENGVDNIEEQSRKIDENETSIEDGIEKDMRRKSGRKRKMNFKYIDQNESSTGDKREKEDKGSKSDQNRKVKFNTHQCYVCFKLYQTKEELIDHCKEHFDNQCEMQTLKKCPLCDYSTNLSITRHLKLKHKLKIKVPYGSFKDNKQNNGTKYYYEVNDERIKKLEIIPSIKRLNKRESCKIDKRNKEKMNKEVLKSKLVKKGKEWIVMKEKIKINFKDCLLPKFDKLDVINVKGSYADRLKQLYKLAKKNGNKMVFPCDSCDKVCQTLAALKLHSRRHEENPKPFKKKVWKHKLEGKRVDKKKAKVVTNLDNRTAQPKPVVNKHKCDKELIEFYEQNIKGGDVEFWQFLKIYNKMERENINDFEDLQKSSHFGLHCNEPVENINDCNEPKDSLNSDLTKDNSNNIRNRTVKKTVKNTVRNAYTRVVRLSKREAMKRDEARRRLREKIYCNS